The following coding sequences are from one Thermofilaceae archaeon window:
- a CDS encoding 4Fe-4S binding protein → MAISLELLKNLLRRRATIMYPSERRTLPESSRGRLIFVRDLCVGCGLCWRACPSAAIEPVKDERGLRPVFYIDRCTFCYLCVEVCPRKAIKGSSEQAPVVSNRSELVVK, encoded by the coding sequence ATGGCGATCTCCCTTGAACTGTTGAAAAACCTGTTGAGGAGAAGAGCAACTATCATGTACCCCAGCGAGAGAAGGACGCTACCCGAATCCAGCAGAGGTAGGCTGATATTCGTCAGGGACCTCTGTGTCGGGTGCGGGCTTTGCTGGAGAGCATGCCCCTCTGCGGCTATTGAACCCGTTAAGGACGAAAGGGGATTGAGGCCGGTGTTTTACATCGATAGGTGCACCTTCTGCTACCTTTGCGTTGAGGTTTGCCCGCGAAAGGCAATTAAGGGTAGCAGTGAACAAGCGCCAGTGGTTTCCAATAGATCTGAGCTGGTGGTGAAATGA